In one Kwoniella botswanensis chromosome 3, complete sequence genomic region, the following are encoded:
- a CDS encoding fructose-bisphosphate aldolase 1 yields MSAKGALSIVPAGVLSGDDTRKLFTYARDNKNVTSSSTVNATLEAARAINSPIIIQLSQGGAAFFAGKGLPNGNQEASIAGAVAAAHFVRSVAPSYGIPVVLHTDHCAKKLLPWFDGMLDADEAYFKEHGVPLFSSHMLDLSEESKEDNIKDCVFYFKRMAKMNQWLEMEIGITGGEEDGVDNTSVDNNSLYTQPEDIWDVYSALAAISPNFSIAAGFGNVHGVYKPGNVVLRPELLGKHQAYAAEQLKGEKGDKPLYLVFHGGSGSTKEEIKTAVVNGVVKMNVDTDIQFAYLSGVRDFVLKKADYLKTQVGNPEGADKPNKKQYDPRVWVREGEKTMVERVKEACVDLGNENRA; encoded by the exons ATGTCTGCTAAAGGTGCTCTCTCTATCGTCCCC GCCGGTGTCCTTTCCGGTGATGACACCCGAAAACTCTTCACATACGCTAGAGACAACAAA AACGTaacctcctcatcaaccGTTAACGCTACCCTCGAAGCTGCCAGAGCTATCAACTcccctatcatcatccaactctcCCAAGGTGGTGCCGCCTTCTTCGCCGGTAAAGGCCTCCCCAACGGTAACCAAGAAGCCTCAATCGCCGGTGCCGTCGCTGCCGCCCACTTTGTTCGATCAGTCGCTCCATCTTACGGCAT CCCCGTTGTCCTCCACACCGACCACTGTGCCAAGAAGCTCCTCCCTTGGTTCGATGGTATGCTCGACGCCGATGAGGCTTACTTCAAGGAACACGGTGTCCCTCTTTTCTC TTCTCACATGTTGGATTTGTCCGAGGAATCCAAGGAGGACAACATCAAGGACTGTGTCTTCTACTTTAAGCGAATGGCCAAGATGAACC AATGGCTCGAGATGGAAATCGGTATAACcggtggtgaggaggatggtgtCGACAACACCTCCGTCGACAACAACTCCCTTTACACTCAACCCGAAGACATCTGGGATGTCTACTCCGCCCTCGCCGCCATCTCCCCCAACTTCTCCATCGCTGCCGGTTTCGGTAACGTCCACGGTGTTTACAAGCCCGGAAACGTCGTTCTCCGACCGGAACTCCTCGGTAAGCACCAAGCTTACGCCGCTGAGCAACTCAAGGGTGAGAAGGGTGACAAACCTTT GTACCTTGTTTTCCACGGTGGTTCCGGATCAACCAAGGAGGAAATCAAGACTGCCGTCGTTAACGGTGTTGTCAAGATGAACGTTGATACCGATATTCAATTCGCCTACTTGTCAGGTGTCAGAGACTTCGTCCTCAAGAAGGCCGACTACCTCAAGACCCAAGTTGGTAACCCTGAAGGAGCCGATAAGCCCAACAAGAAGCAATACGACCCCCGAGTCTGGGTtagagaaggtgagaagaCCATGGTTGAGCGAGTTAAGGAAGCTTGTGTCGATCTCGGTAACGAGAACAGAGCTTAA